A genome region from Hevea brasiliensis isolate MT/VB/25A 57/8 chromosome 9, ASM3005281v1, whole genome shotgun sequence includes the following:
- the LOC110635032 gene encoding F-box protein At4g35930 yields MGKVSPKDRDLKTPKQKRRLRSSSSRFLKPGALAQLRYSKASATKSCTDLGKKRVAVFTTKKAEEDDLMIENKVIDKSPMMLSPVDIVKQSHLVRTPKTPQTEENESESRLECLPMDLLVKILCHLHHDQLRAVFHVSRRIRRAVLLARQFHFNYTTPDRSRQEMLRTMTPRPTEHWPFMGKKDGKAVFMPSPHTPKAPRHGLRPPSRIKVTEMKQIAAVLFQDSAFPSRCMVPSALSKPLCKSLASNRVLFYEDELCQAVAQNKLR; encoded by the exons ATGGGAAAAGTTTCCCCAaaagatagggatttgaaaaccCCCAAACAGAAAAGGCGATTGCGGAGTTCTAGCAGCAGGTTTCTGAAACCAGGTGCCCTTGCTCAGCTTCGCTATAGCAAGGCTTCAGCTACGAAGTCATGTACTGATCTTGGGAAGAAAAGGGTTGCAGTGTTCACCACCAAGAAGGCAGAGGAAGATGATCTCATGATTGAAAATAAGGTTATTGATAAGAGCCCCATGATGTTATCTCCTGTGGATATAGTTAAACAGAGTCATTTGGTGAGGACACCAAAGACACCTCAAACTGAAGAGAATGAATCTGAGTCTAGGCTCGAGTGTCTTCCAATGGATTTACTG gttaaaatACTTTGTCACCTTCACCATGATCAATTGAGGGCAGTTTTTCATGTATCTCGGAGGATTAGAAGAGCA GTTTTGCTTGCAAGGcaatttcattttaattacaCAACACCAGATCGCTCTCGGCAGGAGATGTTGAGAACAATGACCCCACGGCCTACTGAACACTGGCCTTTCATGGG CAAGAAGGATGGGAAGGCTGTTTTCATGCCAAGCCCACACACTCCAAAAGCACCAAGACATGGTCTCCGGCCACCTTCTCGCATCAAAGTCACTGAGATGAAGCAAATTGCTGCTGTTCTTTTCCAAGATTCAGCATTTCCTTCAAGATGCATGGTACCATCTGCTTTGTCAAAGCCCCTATGCAAATCTTTGGCTTCTAACAGGGTTTTGTTCTACGAGGATGAGTTGTGCCAAGCAGTTGCTCAGAATAAGCTTCGTTGA
- the LOC110635049 gene encoding GDSL esterase/lipase EXL3, which translates to MKFLFENLGYSSSIFFLLVALLFPLNTAVPTITLPNNEKVPAVFVFGDSIVDTGNNNNIKTTAQCNFPPYGRDFVGGKPTGRFSNGRVPSDFIAEALGVKKLLPAYLDPNLQLQDLLTGVTFASGGAGYDPVTSTLAPAFSLSDQIDQFKEYIKKINSAVGEERSAAIVSKSVFIICIGSNDILNTYYSTPLRHFHYTIDSYADFLASSASSFIQELHGLGARRIGVLSLPPVGCVPSQRTTRGGIQRKCVDYENQAAILFNSKLVSAIDSLKTSLSDSILVYLDVYNPLLSVIQNPAEYGFQEATKGCCGTGKIEVTYLCYHLEDPLTCKDDSKYVFWDSYHPTEKAYETLITLVLNNLNNMFG; encoded by the exons ATGAAGTTTCTCTTTGAAAATCTTGGATATTCATCTTCTATTTTCTTTCTGCTAGTGGCTCTGTTATTTCCCCTAAATACTGCAGTCCCTACTATAACTTTGCCCAACAATGAAAAGGTTCCAGCAGTATTTGTGTTTGGAGATTCTATAGTGGATACAGGCAACAACAACAATATCAAAACTACTGCCCAGTGCAACTTCCCTCCTTATGGGCGGGACTTCGTGGGTGGAAAACCAACCGGAAGGTTTAGCAATGGCAGGGTCCCCTCTGACTTCATAG CTGAAGCACTTGGCGTAAAGAAACTCTTGCCGGCTTATCTTGATCCGAACCTGCAGCTTCAAGACCTCCTAACAGGAGTAACCTTTGCCTCCGGCGGCGCTGGTTATGATCCTGTCACATCCACTCTTGCG CCTGCATTTTCCTTATCTGATCAAATAGACCAGTTCAAAGAGTACATAAAAAAGATAAATTCAGCAGTTGGAGAAGAAAGAAGTGCAGCCATAGTATCCAAAAGCGTATTCATAATCTGCATAGGAAGCAACGATATTCTTAACACTTATTATTCTACTCCATTGAGGCATTTTCACTATACTATTGATTCCTATGCGGATTTCTTAGCTAGCTCAGCTTCAAGTTTTATCCAG GAACTTCATGGACTTGGAGCGAGAAGAATTGGAGTACTGAGCTTACCACCAGTAGGGTGTGTGCCATCGCAGAGAACCACACGTGGAGGCATACAAAGAAAGTGTGTAGATTATGAGAATCAAGCTGCAATCCTCTTCAATTCCAAGCTAGTCTCAGCTATTGATTCTCTCAAAACATCgctttctgattctattcttgtaTATCTTGACGTCTACAATCCTCTGCTTTCCGTCATCCAAAATCCTGCTGAATATG GATTCCAAGAAGCAACGAAGGGATGCTGCGGCACAGGAAAAATAGAGGTGACTTACCTTTGTTATCACCTTGAGGACCCATTAACTTGCAAAGATGACTCAAAATACGTATTTTGGGATAGTTACCATCCTACAGAGAAGGCTTATGAGACCCTTATCACTCTCGTCCTCAACAATTTAAACAATATGTTCGGATGA